One Bufo gargarizans isolate SCDJY-AF-19 unplaced genomic scaffold, ASM1485885v1 original_scaffold_1028_pilon, whole genome shotgun sequence genomic window carries:
- the LOC122922898 gene encoding ER membrane protein complex subunit 3: CLSAKVPFPLTLRFKPMLQQGIELLSLDASWVSSASWYFLNVFGLRSIYSLILGQDNAADQSRVMQEQMTGAAMAMPADPNKAFKTEWEALELTDHQWALDDLEEELLGTDLNFEGMFKRELQTAMF, translated from the exons TGTCTTTCAGCTAAAGTTCCCTTCCCCCTGACGCTTCGCTTCAAGCCCATGTTACAGCAGGGGATTGAGCTGCTCTCGTTGGACGCCTCCTG ggtcagctcagcctCCTGGTACTTTCTCAATGTGTTTGGCCTGAGGAGCATCTACTCTCTGATCCTGGGGCAGGACAATG CTGCAGACCAGTCACGCGTCATGCAGGAGCAGATGACCGGCGCGGCGATGGCGATGCCCGCAGACCCCAACAAGGCATTTAAG ACGGAGTGGGAAGCGCTGGAGCTCACCGACCACCAGTGGGCACTGGACGACCTGGAGGAAGAGCTCCTGGGGACAGACCTGAACTTTGAGGGAATGTttaagagagagctgcagaccgCCATGTTCTGA